CGGCCTGGTTGGCCGGAACGTTGCGTCCGGCAGCGATCTGCTGGCGCGTCAGCGCAAGCCTGGTGGCTTCCCGGATAAAGCTCTTCATGGTGCTGCGTGCGCCAAATTGCCCCGCCCACGCCATCGCCTGGTGCCGGCCGGCACGCGTGGAAAGCATCAGGACCTCCGCCGGGGTGAACCATCCCGCCGCGGCATATTCGCCCAGCCGCTGCCGGGTCAGCCGCTGTTCGGCGCGCCGCAGCAGCACGACGCCGGTCACGGCCAGCGCAAACAGCGGCACCTGCAGCAGGAAATAAAACAGGAAGAAGCTGCCCGCCACCAGCGCCGTTCCGCCGTTCCAGAACATGTGGCCTCCAATGGCCGCAGCCAGGCCCAGCAGGAAGCCGGCGGTGATGCGCAGCGCACCTCCCCGCCGCACGGCGAGCCCAAGCCCCACTCCAATGGCGGAGGTGAACAGCACATGAGCGAACGGGGAGAACAGGCCCCGGAGGACAAAGACGAAGCCCAGCTCCGCACCGAGTCCGCCGTCGGAAATCAGGGCCGAACCGAAGTACAGGATGTTCTCGGTGAAGGCGAAGCCTGCCGCCACGGTGCCGGCATAGACAATCCCGTCCACCGGGCCGTCAAAGTGGCTGCGCCGCACAAACACCAGGAGCAGGACCCCGAGTCCTTTGGCGGTTTCCTCGACCAGCGGCGCTTCCAGGACCGGCCCGATGAACTCCGGGGCCAGCCCGGGAAACAGGCTGTACAGGGCTCCGGCCACAGAGGGGCCCACGAGCAGCGTGATGCCCACCGAAATGCCGGCACCCCACAGGAACGCAAAGAGGAGCGCCGAGCGCGGTTCGGGCTCCCACCGGTCCACCCAGCTCAGACCCAGCAGGCAAATGCCCAGCGGCACCAGCGCCAGGATCCCGCACAGCAGGAAGGCAACGGTTCCCAGCCGCCACCACAGGAACCAGGCCACCAGCAGCAGGACCAGCGCCGCACCGATGATCAGCAGGACGGTTACCGCCGTACCGGTGCGTCCGCGGGGCTGGGTGGAGAACAGCGGCTGGACCGGGACGGGTCCGTGTCCGGGCGGCTGGAGCCGGGCCGGGCCGGGTGCAGCACCGTGGGGAGTTAGGGGGACGGCCCCGTTCCGGCCGGCAGGGTTGTCGGGGAAGGGTCCGCTCATGGGGCTGTGCCTGTCATAGGGCAACACTATGAGTAAAAACCCGCAGCGGTTCCGAACACGGCCGCACTGGGGATGAAAAGTGCCAGGCTGTCCGGCTGTGCGCCGCTCCTGCTCCGCCCGCCGCCGGACGTCACAGAGCGGGCCCCAGGCCGGTGCTGTGATAGCTTGAAACCGCATTCACCCTTTAAATTCCGTCCTGTGAGGCGGGGAAGGAGGAGGCAGAATATGGACTTGTCCAACCCGCCGGGCGCACCCGCGCCCGCACGCACCGTTCTGGCTTCAGCTGATATTGACCGCGCGCTTACCCGGATTGCCCACGAAATCCTGGAAGCCAACAAAGGGGCCTCGGACCTCGTCCTGATGGGCATTCCGCGCAGGGGCTACCCCCTCGCCCGCCGGCTGGCCGACAAAATTGCCGCCGCAGACCCATCGGTGGACCCCGCCGCCATCGTCGGGCAGCTGGACGTCACCATGTTCCGTGACGATCTGGCCCGCCAGCCCACCCGCACGCCCCACGCCACCAAAGTTCCGCTGTCCGGAATTGATGACAAAGTGGTGGTCCTCGTTGACGACGTCCTGTATTCCGGCCGGACCATCCGCGCCGCCCTGGACGCGCTGGTGGATTTGGGCCGCCCCCGTGTTGTCCGGCTCGCCGTGCTGGTGGACCGCGGACACCGCGAACTGCCCATCCGGGCTGACCACGTGGGCAAGAACCTGCCCACCGCCATCGTGGAAAAAGTCCGCGTGCATCTGCGGGAAACCGACACCCCGGCCGTAGACGAAGTTGTCATCGAGGGCACCCTGTGAGGCATCTGCTGTCCACCCGGGACCTCAGCCGGGACGACGCCATGGCCATCCTGGACACCGCCGAGCAAATGGCGGCGGTGTCGCAGCGCGAGGTCAAAAAACTGCCCGCACTGCGCGGCCGGACCGTGGTCAACCTCTTCTTCGAGGACTCCACCCGGACCCGGATCTCCTTTGAAGCCGCCGCCAAGCGCCTGTCCGCGGACGTCATCAACTTCTCCGCCAAGGGCTCCTCGGTGTCCAAGGGCGAGTCGCTGAAGGACACCGCGCAGACGCTGGAAGCCATCGGAGCGGACGCCGTCGTGATCCGGCACGGATCCTCCGGAGCTCCGGCACGGCTTGCCGGCTCCGGCTGGATCAGCGCCGCGGTGCTCAACGCCGGAGACGGCACGCACGAGCACCCCACACAGGCGCTGCTGGACGCCTTCACCATGCGCCGGCACTGGGCGCGGCTGCACGGCACCGCCTCCACCGGAAGCGACCTCACCGGCATGCACGTGGTAATCGTGGGCGATGTCCTGCACTCACGGGTGGCCCGCTCCGATCTGTGGCTGCTGCGCACGCTCGGTGCCACCGTCACGCTGGTGGCCCCGCCCACCCTGCTGCCCTTCGGCGTCGAGTCCTGGCCCTGCAACGTCAGTTACGACCTGGACGCCGCACTGGAAACCGGACCCGACGCCGTCATGATGCTGCGCGTGCAGGGCGAACGGATGCACTCAGCCTTCTTCCCCTCGGTGCGCGAGTACTCCCGCCGGTGGGGATTCGACGACGTCCGGCTGGACCGGCTGGACACCCTGGGCCTCAAAGACACCATCCTGCTGCACCCGGGTCCGATGAACCGCGGACTGGAAATTTCCTCCCGTGCGGCGGATTCGCCGCGGGCCACCATCCTTGAGCAGGTCAGCAACGGCGTGTCCGTCCGCATGGCCGCCCTTTACCTTCTGCTGTCCGGTGAAAACACCCCGGCCGGCACCGCCACCTTGGAGAACGCACAGTGAACATGCAAAACCCGAACGGTCCCGCAGCGGCCGGAACCTACCTGATCCGCAACGCATCGATCCTGGGCCGGGACACGGCCGACCTGCTGATTCACGGCGGCATGATCACCGCCGTCGGCCCGGCGCTGGACGCCCCGGAAGACGCCGTCGTCATCGATGCCGCCGGCCTGATCGCGCTGTCCGGCATGGTGGACCTGCACACCCACCTGCGCGAACCCGGCCGCGAAGACGCCGAGACCGTGGAAACCGGCACCCGCGCCGCAGCCCTCGGGGGATTCACCGCAGTGCACGCCATGGCCAACTCCAACCCGGTTGCTGACACGGCCGGCGTCGTGGAACAGGTCCACAGCCTGGGCCGCCGGTCCGGCTGGGTGGACGTGCGCCCGGTCGGCGCCGTGACGGTGGGCCTGGAGGGGGAGCGGCTGGCGGAACTCGGTGCCATGGCCGACTCCCGCGCCCAGGTCCGCGTCTTCTCCGATGACGGCAAATGCGTCTCCGATCCGGTGCTCATGCGCCGTGCCCTGGAATACGTCAAAGCGTTTGACGGCGTCATCGCCCAGCACGCCCAGGAACCCCGCCTGACCGAAGGCGCCCAAATGAACGAGGGCGACGTCAGCGCCGTCCTGGGCCTGGCCGGATGGCCGGCCGTGGCCGAGGAATCGATCATTGCCCGTGACGTGCTGCTGGCGCAGCACACCGGATCCCGCCTGCACGTCTGCCACGTGTCCACCGCCGGGTCCGTGGAAATCATCCGCTGGGCCAAGGAACGGGGCATCAGCGTCACCGCCGAAGTCACCCCGCACCACCTGCTGCTCACCGATGACCTGGTGAGCAGCTACAACCCGGTCTACAAGGTCAACCCGCCGCTGCGCACCGCCGCCGACGTCGAGGCGCTGCGCCGTGGCCTCGCCGACGGCACCATCGACATTGTCGGAACTGACCACGCCCCGCATCCCTCCGAGCACAAGGAATGCGAGTGGGCGCAGGCGGCCATGGGCATGACCGGACTGGAAACCGCGCTTTCGGTCATCCAGCACGCCATGATCGACACCGGACTGATGGACTGGGAGGGCTTCGCCCGCGTGACTTCCATCACCCCCGCAGCCATCGGCGCCGTTCAAACACAGGGCCGGCCGCTTGCTGCCGGTGAACCCGCCAACGTCATATTGGTGAACCCGTCTGCGCGCCGCACGGTGGACCCGAATAAGATGGCTTCAAAGGGACGTAACTCACCATTTGCCGGTATGGAACTGCCCGGCGTGGTGCAGGCCACCTTCTTCGCCGGTCATCCCACGGTCCTGGATGCCGCCCTCAACACACCTCACCCCGTTTCCACAGAGGAGTCCGCATGGACCGCGTGATATTCGCCCTGGGCCTGGTGGCCCTGATCGTCGTGCTCCTGGGCCTGTTCGCCCTGGGCTGGCGCGGGCGCCGCAAGCGCCAGCAGGGCGTACCGCGTCCCGTCCCCATGCCTGACGGCCTGGAGGAACCCCGTTTCCAGGCCCTGGGCCAGTACGTCTGCACCACCACCGCAGGCGACTGGCTGGACCGGATTGCCGTCTACGGCCTGGGCGTCAAGTCCAATGCCACGGCAGCCGTCTTCGACGAGGGCCTGCTGATGGTCCGCAGCGGCGCCCCCGACGTGTGGATTCCCCGCCAGGACCTGGAAGCCGTCCGCCTGGAGCGCGGCATGGCCGGAAAGTTTGTCGAGAAGGAAGGGCTGGTCATTGTGACTTGGAAGCTCGGAACCACCGCGGTGGACACCGGCTTCCGCACCCGCTCGGCCGAAGAAAAGACCCCCCTGGTATCAGCCATCACCGAAATCCTGCCGGCCGAACCGGCGGAAACAAGCGAGGAACAACTGTGACCGTGCAGCACACCCCCACCCCTACCGCAGCTGTTTTGATGCTTGAAGACGGACGGACCTTCCGCGGCCGCAGCTACGGAGCCCAGGGCACCGCCCTGGGCGAGGCCGTCTTTGCCACCGGCATGACCGGTTACCAGGAGACCATCACCGATCCCTCCTACGCCCGCCAGCTGGTGGTGCAGACTGCGCCGCATATCGGCAACACGGGCGTCAACACCGACGACGCCGAGTCCCGCCGCATCTGGGTGGCCGGCTACATTGTGCGCGACGCCGCCCGCCGCCCGTCGAACTGGCGCTCCGAGCGCACCCTGGATGAAGAGCTGGCGGCGCAGGGCGTCGTCGGCATCTCCGGCGTCGATACCCGCGCCGTGACCCGGCACCTGCGTGAGCGCGGTGCCATGAAGGCCGGCATTTTCTCCGGTGCTGCCGCGGACCGCCCGGATTCCGAGCTGCTGGCCGACGTGCTGGCGCAGGAGTCCATGGCCGGCGCCCGGCTGGCCGAAGAGGTCAGCGTCGAGGCCTCCTACGTCATCGAGCCCAACGACCATGGATGGGACGGCGAGCCCCGCTTCACCGTCGCCGCCCTGGATCTGGGCATCAAATCCATGACGCCGGTGCGCTTTGCCGAGCGCGGCGTCCGCGTCCACGTCCTGCCCGCCTCCGCCACCCTCGAAGACGTCACCGCCCTGAACCCCGACGGCGTGTTCATGTCCAACGGACCCGGCGACCCCGCCACCGCCGACGTGCAGGTGAACCTCCTCCGGGATGTGCTGGACACCGGCACCCCGTTCTTCGGCATCTGCTTCGGCAACCAGATCCTGGGGCGCGCCCTCGGCTTTGGCACCTACAAGCTGCGCTACGGCCACCGCGGCATCAACCAGCCGGTGATGGACCGGCGCACCGGCAAGGTGGAAATCACCAGCCAGAACCATGGCTTTGCCGTGGACGCCCCGCTGGACGGTCCGGTGACAGCTCCCGAGGCCCGCTTCGGACGGGTGGAGGTCAGCCACGTGTCCCTGAACGACGACGTCGTGGAAGGCCTCGCCTGCCTGGACATCCCGGCCTTCTCCGTGCAGTACCACCCCGAGGCGGCGGCCGGCCCGCACGACTCCGCCTACCTGTTTGACCGCTTCGTGGACCTCATGGACTCCACCAAGAACGCCGCCAGCAAGATCAAGGAATCGAACTAATGCCCCGCAGAACCGATCTTAAGTCCGTCCTGGTTATCGGCTCCGGTCCGATCGTCATCGGCCAGGCCGCGGAATTCGACTACTCCGGCACCCAGGCGCTGCGCGTGCTGCGGGAGGAGGGCCTGCGGGTCATCCTGGTGAACTCCAACCCGGCCACCATCATGACGGACCCCGAGTTCGCCGACGCCACCTACGTGGAACCCATCACCCCCGAGGTGGTGGAAAAAATCATCGCCAAGGAACGCCCTGATGCGATCCTCCCGACGATGGGCGGCCAGACGGCGCTGAACACGGCGATCGCCCTGGACAAGAACGGTGTCCTGGACAAGTACAACGTGGAGCTGATTGGCGCCAACATCGCCGCCATTGAGCTGGGCGAGGACCGCGAAAAGTTCAAGGGCGTCGTCGAGCGCTGCGGTGCCGAGTCGGCCAAGTCCATCATTGTGCACAGCATGGACGAAGCCTTTGCCGCCGCCGAGCAGCTGGGCTATCCGATGGTGGTCCGCCCGTCCTTCACCATGGGCGGCCTGGGCTCGGGCCTGGCCTACAACGAGAAGGACCTGCGCCGCATCGCCGGCGCCGGCATCCAGTACAGCCCCACCTCCGAGGTGCTGCTTGAAGAGAGCATCCTCGGCTGGAAGGAATACGAGCTGGAGATGATGCGCGACCGCAACGACAACGTGGTGGTGGTCTGCTCCATCGAGAACTTCGACCCGGTGGGCGTCCACACCGGCGACTCCATCACCGTGGCCCCGGCCATGACCCTGACCGACCGCGAATACCAGAACCTGCGCAACATCGCCATCGCCGTGATCCGCGAAGTGGGCGTGGACACCGGCGGCTGCAACATCCAGTTCGCCATCGAACCGGACACCGGCCGCGTTGTCGTCATCGAAATGAACCCGCGCGTCTCCCGTTCCTCGGCCCTGGCCTCCAAGGCCACCGGCTTCGCCATCGCCAAGATCGCCACCAAGCTGGCGCTGGGCTACACGCTGGACGAGATTCCGAACGACATCACCAAGCAGACCCCGGCGTCGTTCGAACCGACCCTGGACTATGTTGTCGTGAAGGTGCCGCGGTTCGCGTTCGAGAAGTTCCCGGCCGCGGATCCCACCCTGACCACCACCATGAAGTCCGTCGGCGAGGCCATGGCCATTGGCCGCAACTTCACCGAGGCGCTGCAGAAGGCACTGCGTTCCCTGGAGCAGAAGGGCGCCTCGCTGTCCTTCGCACCGGTGGACGGCGCAGACGTGCCGGCCCTGATCGAGGCCGCCAAGCGTCCCACGACGGAGCGGCTCAAGCAGGTCCAGCAGGCACTGCTGGGCGGCGCAACGGTGGAGGACCTCTACGAGGCCACCGGCATCGACCCCTGGTACCTGGACCAGCTGCAGCTGATCAACGAGGTGGCCGGGGAAATCCGCGGCGCCGGGTCCGTGAATGAGGAAATCCTGCGCCTGGCCAAGCGGCACGGCTTCTCCGACGAGCAGATCGGCGCGCTCACCAACACCCCCGAGGCCGTCATCCGCGGCGTCCGGCATGCGCTGAACATCCGTCCGGTCTACAAGACGGTGGACACCTGCGCCGCGGAGTTCGCCGCCTACACCCCGTACCACTACTCCTCCTACGATGAGGAGGACGAGGTGGCGCAGCACGAGAAGCCGTCCATCATCATCCTGGGCTCCGGACCGAACCGGATCGGGCAGGGCATCGAGTTTGATTACTCCTGCGTGCACGCCACCATGGCGCTGCGCGAAGCCGGCCATGAGACCGTGATGATCAACTGCAACCCGGAGACGGTCTCCACTGACTACGACATTTCCGACCGGCTGTATTTTGAGCCGCTGACCCTTGAGGATGTCCTGGAGGTCATCGCCGCGGAACAGCGCACCGGGGGAGTCCTCGGCGTCTTCGTCCAGCTTGGCGGCCAGACCCCGCTGAAGCTGGCACAGGCCCTGGCCGACGCCGGCGTTCCCATCCTGGGCACCTCCCCGGAAGCCATTGACCTGGCCGAACACCGCGGCGCGTTCCAGCGCGTGCTGGACGAGGGCGGCCTGATCGCCCCGAAGAACGGCACCGCCGTGTCCTTCGACGACGCCAAGAAGATCGCTGATGAGATCGGCTATCCCGTGCTGGTCCGCCCGTCCTACGTGCTCGGCGGCCGCGGCATGGAAATTGTCTACGACGAGGCGAACCTCTCGCGCTACATCGCCAACGCCACGGAGATCACCCCGGACCATCCGGTGCTGGTGGACCGCTTCCTGGAGGACGCGATCGAGATCGACGTGGACGCCCTCTTCGACGGCACCGACCTGTACGTGGGCGGCATCATGGAACACATCGAGGAAGCCGGTATCCACTCCGGCGATTCCGCCTGTGTCCTGCCGCCGATCACCCTGGGCACCGACGTCGTCGACCGTGTCCGCGACGCCACCCTGGCCATTGCGTCCGGGGTGGGGGTGCGCGGACTGATCAACATCCAGTTCGCCCTCGCCTCGGACATCCTGTACGTCATCGAAGCCAACCCGCGGGCATCCCGCACGGTTCCGTTCGTGTCCAAGGCCACCGGCGTGCAGCTGGCCAAGGCCGCGGCGCTGATCGGCACCGGCATGTCCATCGTGCAGCTGCGCGCGGCCGGCAAGCTGTTCGCCGTCGGCGACGGATCGGTGCTGCCGCTGGACGCCCCCGTGGCCGTGAAGGAAGCCGTGCTGCCGTTCAGCCGCTTCCGCACCCCGGAGGGCACCGTGGTTGACTCGCTGCTGGGCCCGGAAATGCGTTCCACCGGCGAAGTCATGGGCATCGACAAGTACTTCGACACTGCGTTTGCCAAGTCTCAGGCGGCCGCGAACTCCGCGCTGCCGACGGAGGGCAAGATCTTCGTCTCGGTGGCCAACCGGGACAAGCGCTCCATCATTATGCCGGTGAAGCTGATGGTGGACCTGGGCTTTGAGATCCTCTCCACCGGCGGCACCGCCGAGGTCCTGCGCCGCAACGGCATCCAGGCCACCACGGTCCGCAAGGTGAGCGAGGGTGAGGGCCCCAATGGAGAAGGCACCGTGGCGGACCTGATCACCGCAGGAGAAATCCATCTGGTGGTCAACACGCCCTCCGGCGGCCAGGCCCGCGGCGACGGGTATGAAATCCGGGCCGCCGCCACTTCCATCGGCTGCCCGGTGGTCACCACGGTCTCCGAGTTCGGTGCCGCCGTCCAGGCCATCGAGGCGATGCGCTCCTACGAATGGGACGTCACGTCCCTGCAGGAGCACGCCGCCAAGCTCAAGGCTTCTTCGAATATCCCGGCTGATGCCTGAGCCGCTGACCGAAGGGCGCACCCCCTTCGGCACCCGCCTGCGCCGGGCCATGGACGCCCGCGGCCAGCTATGCGTCGGGATTGATCCGCACCCGGCGCTGCTGGCCGCGTGGGGACTGAACGACGACGCCGCGGCCCTGGAGCGCTTCGCCCTCACCGTTCTGGAGGCGGTGGGGGAGCAGGCAGCCGCCGTCAAACCCCAGGTGGCGCTCTTTGAACGCCACGGATCAGCCGGAATGGCGGCCCTGGAACGGGTGCTGGCGGCCTGCTCCGAGGCGGGGATGCTCAGCATCGCCGACGCCAAACGCGGAGACATTGGCTCCACCATGGCTGCCTATGCCGACGCGTGGCTGAGGGACGGATCAGCCCTGGCGGCTGATTCGGTGACGCTGAGTCCCTATCTGGGCTTCGAGTCGCTGCGGCCGGCTTTGGATCTGGCTGCTGCGTCCGGCCGCGGTGTCTTTGTCCTGGCGCTGACCTCCAACCCGGAGGGTGCCTCGGTCCAGCACGTGGGCGGCTCTTCCTCTGTTGCCGCCCGCATCATGGCTGCCGCGGCGCAGGAGAATGCCCGGGAAGCCCGGGAAGCAGACGGCGGTCTGGGATCCACCGGACTGGTCATCGGGGCGACCGTCGGCTCCGCCCTGGCGGAGCTCGGCGCCCGGCCCTCCGCGGCCACACCGATTCTTGCTCCGGGCCTGGGTGCCCAGGGCGGAACCGGAGCCGATCTGCGGTCCACCTTCGGAGACGCGTACCCCAATGTGCTGGCCACCTCCAGCCGGGACATTCTCCGGGCCGGCCCGGATCGGGCCGCCCTGCGCGAAGCTGCGGAACGGACGCTGGCCGGCCTGGGCCAGGCCTGAGGGCTCCCGGTCAACAGCGGGGATCGTCCTGCTGTTGATCGGGTAGCGGGGCACGTTGCAATTGCGGCGGGGTTGCGGATAGGTTCAGACCGTATCCCCATACACCAGCACCGCCCCAGCACTGCCGCTGTGATTTGTGCAGCTGTGCCGGGTCAGTCCTTGCCCGGGAGGGTCTGTTGAACCTCAAGCCACTGACCGAAGACGAGCGCACCAGGGCCCGGGAGAAGGCAACCGCAGCCAGATCCGTCCGGGCCGACATTAAGGCCAAAATCAAGTCCGGAGAATTGTCCGTGGAAGAGGTCATTCTGTCCCGTTCCGCGGAGGAAGCTGTGGGCCGGCTGAAGGTCGTGGACCTGCTCCGGGCACTGCCTGGCGTCGGAGAGCGCCGCGCAGCTGGAATAATGACTACGGTAGGTATAGCCCCAACCCGCCGAGTGCGCGGTTTGGGCGTCCACCAGCGCAAAGCGCTGATTGAACACTTGGAATCCGACTAGGGGCCGCTTTCACTGCGGCCGCGCCGTCGGGGCCGAATCACAACGAGAGCAAATGAGGTCCTCAGTGTCGCAACCGCGGCTGACAGTTCTTGCAGGTCCAACCGCAGTTGGCAAAGGCACGGTGTCCACCTTCATCCGGGACAACTACCCGGAGGTGTGGCTTTCCGTTTCCGCCACCACCCGGCCGCCGCGCCCGGGCGAGGAGCATGGGGTGCATTACTTCTTCGTTTCGGCGGAGGAGTTTGATTCGCTGGTCGAAGAGGGCCAGATGCTGGAGTGGGCCGTGGTCCACGGCCGCAACCGCTACGGCACACTGCGCAGCACCGTCGAGGCAGCCATGGCCGACGGCAGGTCGGTGCTTCTGGAGATCGATCTGCAGGGCGCACGCCAGGTTAAAAAGTCCATGCCGGAAGCAAATTTCGTCTTCCTGGCCCCGCCGTCGTGGGACGAAATGGTCCGCCGGCTCGTGGGACGCGGCACCGAAACACCCGAAGAGCAGCAGCAAAGGCTGGAAACCGCTAAACTGGAACTTGCTGCCGAGCCCGAGTTCGATCACACCGTGGTAAATGATGACGTCCAGCGGGCAGCAGCTGAGCTTGTATCACTCATGGGAATCAGTCCGCGCCCGCGCTGACGCACCGCTACATCCCGTACAAAAGATTTTGGAGAATCTGTGTCTACTGTGTCTGAAGGCATCATCAACCCGCCGATCGACGACCTGCTGAACGTAGCCGACTCGAAGTACGCCCTGGTTATTTACGGCGCCAAGCGTGCCCGCCAGATCAACGCCTACTACTCCCAGCTGCATGAGGGCCTGTTCGAATACGTCGGCCCGCTGGTGGAAACCAAGCTGAACGAGAAGCCGCTGTCCATCGCCCTGCGCGAGATCAACGAAGGCATGCTCGTCAGCCGTCCGGTCGAATCGGCCGAATAAGTCAGGAGCAGCAGCGGTGCGCATTGTCTTGGGAGTGGGCGGCGGCATCGCCGCCTACAAGTCCGCGTCGCTGCTGCGTCTTTTAACGGAAGCCGGACACAACGTCTCCGTGATCCCCACGGAGGCATCCACCCGCTTCGTGGGGGTTGCCACCTGGGAGGCACTGTCCGGCAATACGGTCTCCAGCTCGGTTTTTGACGAGGTGGAGAAGGTTAACCATGTCCGTCTCGGCCACGAGGCGGACCTTATTGTCGTGGCCCCGGCCACCGCTGACCTTCTGGCCCGTGCGGCCGCCGGGCAGGCGAACGACCTGCTGACCAACACCCTGCTCATGGCGCGCGGACCGGTCTTTTTCGCCCCTGCCATGCACACCGAGATGTGGTCCCACCCGGCCACCCGCGCCAACGTGGCCACGCTGCGCAGCCGCGGCGCCATCGTCATGGAGCCGGCGGTGGGACGGCTCACGGGCAAGGATTCCGGCGCCGGCCGGCTTCCGGATCCCGAAGACATTTTCACCGCTGCGATGGCTGCGGCAGCTGCCGGCCTGCCGGCGCCCGCGGACACCGCCTCAGCATCTCTCTCCGGCGCCCTGGCCGGCAAGACCGTCACCATCACGGCCGGCGGTACCCGCGAACCCCTGGATCCCGTGCGCTTCCTCGGCAACCGGTCCTCCGGCAAACAGGGTGTTGCCCTGGCCCGCGCCGCCCTTGACGCCGGCGCGCACGTCCGCCTCATCGCCGCCCACATGGATGTTCCGGCCCCCGACGGAGTGGAACTGACCCGCGTGGAGACGGCCCTGGAGCTTCGCGAAGCTGTCCATGCCGCAGCACCGGACTCCGATGTGCTCATCATGGCCGCCGCCGTCGCCGACTTCCGGCCCGACCGGAATTCGGACACCAAGATCAAAAAGCGCGACGACGGCGAGGACCCCGTCATTACCCTGGTCCGGAACCCTGACATCCTCGCCGAAGCCGTGCAGCACCGAAACTCGGCCAGGACATCCGCGGGAGAAGCCCTTCCCCTGGTCATCGTCGGTTTCGCCGCTGAAACAGGGGACGGCACTGCCGAGGTCCTGGACTACGGGCGGCAGAAGCTTGCCCGCAAGGGCTGCGAACTGCTGGTGCTCAACCGGGTGGGCGTATCGCTGGTGTTCGGCCAGGACGTCACCGAAGTGACTTTGCTTTCACCCGCAGACTCCGAAGCCTCTCCCGCTCCCACCTACACCGGCACAAAATCCGAGATTGCCGGGCGCATTATTGCCCGCGTATCGCAGGAGCTTTCCGCGGCACTTCCCGTCCGCTGAGGCGCCAGGCGCTCCCGGGCCCGGGAACCCACAGATACTGGCCGGCATTCGGGGACGCGGCCTCGGACCCAGTAGAGTAAAACTCGTGACTTTCCCAGATGCTTCAGTACTTTCCGCGCCCCGCGACGGGCTGCGACTTTTCACTTCGGAATCCGTCACTGAGGGTCACCCGGACAAAATCTGTGACCAGATCAGTGAT
This genomic interval from Arthrobacter citreus contains the following:
- the carB gene encoding carbamoyl-phosphate synthase large subunit; amino-acid sequence: MPRRTDLKSVLVIGSGPIVIGQAAEFDYSGTQALRVLREEGLRVILVNSNPATIMTDPEFADATYVEPITPEVVEKIIAKERPDAILPTMGGQTALNTAIALDKNGVLDKYNVELIGANIAAIELGEDREKFKGVVERCGAESAKSIIVHSMDEAFAAAEQLGYPMVVRPSFTMGGLGSGLAYNEKDLRRIAGAGIQYSPTSEVLLEESILGWKEYELEMMRDRNDNVVVVCSIENFDPVGVHTGDSITVAPAMTLTDREYQNLRNIAIAVIREVGVDTGGCNIQFAIEPDTGRVVVIEMNPRVSRSSALASKATGFAIAKIATKLALGYTLDEIPNDITKQTPASFEPTLDYVVVKVPRFAFEKFPAADPTLTTTMKSVGEAMAIGRNFTEALQKALRSLEQKGASLSFAPVDGADVPALIEAAKRPTTERLKQVQQALLGGATVEDLYEATGIDPWYLDQLQLINEVAGEIRGAGSVNEEILRLAKRHGFSDEQIGALTNTPEAVIRGVRHALNIRPVYKTVDTCAAEFAAYTPYHYSSYDEEDEVAQHEKPSIIILGSGPNRIGQGIEFDYSCVHATMALREAGHETVMINCNPETVSTDYDISDRLYFEPLTLEDVLEVIAAEQRTGGVLGVFVQLGGQTPLKLAQALADAGVPILGTSPEAIDLAEHRGAFQRVLDEGGLIAPKNGTAVSFDDAKKIADEIGYPVLVRPSYVLGGRGMEIVYDEANLSRYIANATEITPDHPVLVDRFLEDAIEIDVDALFDGTDLYVGGIMEHIEEAGIHSGDSACVLPPITLGTDVVDRVRDATLAIASGVGVRGLINIQFALASDILYVIEANPRASRTVPFVSKATGVQLAKAAALIGTGMSIVQLRAAGKLFAVGDGSVLPLDAPVAVKEAVLPFSRFRTPEGTVVDSLLGPEMRSTGEVMGIDKYFDTAFAKSQAAANSALPTEGKIFVSVANRDKRSIIMPVKLMVDLGFEILSTGGTAEVLRRNGIQATTVRKVSEGEGPNGEGTVADLITAGEIHLVVNTPSGGQARGDGYEIRAAATSIGCPVVTTVSEFGAAVQAIEAMRSYEWDVTSLQEHAAKLKASSNIPADA
- the pyrF gene encoding orotidine-5'-phosphate decarboxylase yields the protein MPEPLTEGRTPFGTRLRRAMDARGQLCVGIDPHPALLAAWGLNDDAAALERFALTVLEAVGEQAAAVKPQVALFERHGSAGMAALERVLAACSEAGMLSIADAKRGDIGSTMAAYADAWLRDGSALAADSVTLSPYLGFESLRPALDLAAASGRGVFVLALTSNPEGASVQHVGGSSSVAARIMAAAAQENAREAREADGGLGSTGLVIGATVGSALAELGARPSAATPILAPGLGAQGGTGADLRSTFGDAYPNVLATSSRDILRAGPDRAALREAAERTLAGLGQA
- the mihF gene encoding integration host factor, actinobacterial type; the encoded protein is MNLKPLTEDERTRAREKATAARSVRADIKAKIKSGELSVEEVILSRSAEEAVGRLKVVDLLRALPGVGERRAAGIMTTVGIAPTRRVRGLGVHQRKALIEHLESD
- the gmk gene encoding guanylate kinase; its protein translation is MRSSVSQPRLTVLAGPTAVGKGTVSTFIRDNYPEVWLSVSATTRPPRPGEEHGVHYFFVSAEEFDSLVEEGQMLEWAVVHGRNRYGTLRSTVEAAMADGRSVLLEIDLQGARQVKKSMPEANFVFLAPPSWDEMVRRLVGRGTETPEEQQQRLETAKLELAAEPEFDHTVVNDDVQRAAAELVSLMGISPRPR
- the rpoZ gene encoding DNA-directed RNA polymerase subunit omega encodes the protein MSTVSEGIINPPIDDLLNVADSKYALVIYGAKRARQINAYYSQLHEGLFEYVGPLVETKLNEKPLSIALREINEGMLVSRPVESAE
- the coaBC gene encoding bifunctional phosphopantothenoylcysteine decarboxylase/phosphopantothenate--cysteine ligase CoaBC; this encodes MRIVLGVGGGIAAYKSASLLRLLTEAGHNVSVIPTEASTRFVGVATWEALSGNTVSSSVFDEVEKVNHVRLGHEADLIVVAPATADLLARAAAGQANDLLTNTLLMARGPVFFAPAMHTEMWSHPATRANVATLRSRGAIVMEPAVGRLTGKDSGAGRLPDPEDIFTAAMAAAAAGLPAPADTASASLSGALAGKTVTITAGGTREPLDPVRFLGNRSSGKQGVALARAALDAGAHVRLIAAHMDVPAPDGVELTRVETALELREAVHAAAPDSDVLIMAAAVADFRPDRNSDTKIKKRDDGEDPVITLVRNPDILAEAVQHRNSARTSAGEALPLVIVGFAAETGDGTAEVLDYGRQKLARKGCELLVLNRVGVSLVFGQDVTEVTLLSPADSEASPAPTYTGTKSEIAGRIIARVSQELSAALPVR